Within the Thermovirga sp. genome, the region GGCCTTTTCGACGTGCTCCTGTACAGTATTCACCGTCGACTTCGGCTGTTTCTGCCAGCCTGAAAAGAGCGAACCGTCATAGGCTATTTTCGCGGCGAATCTCATGACAGGGTCACCCTGCCATCGAGGAGCACCGCCGACAGGGAAAACAACAGCGAAAAGACGAGGGCCACGGTATCCCTGGCGGTCCATTTCAGCGGGTTCATCCGGGTCCTGCCTTCGCCACCGCTGTAATTCCTCGCCTCCATGGCGGTGGCCAGGTCATCGGCCCGCTGAAAGACGATCACGAAAAGGGGCACCAGGACCGGAATAAAGGCTCGAAGCCTTCTCAGCGGCCCTCCCCTTTCCAGTTCAGCTCCCCTGGCGATCTGGGCCTTCATAATCCTCTCCGTCTCGTTCAGAAGGGTGGGTATGAACCTGAGGGCTATGGTCATCATCATGGCCAGTTCATGGGCGGGGA harbors:
- a CDS encoding energy-coupling factor transporter transmembrane protein EcfT is translated as PAHELAMMMTIALRFIPTLLNETERIMKAQIARGAELERGGPLRRLRAFIPVLVPLFVIVFQRADDLATAMEARNYSGGEGRTRMNPLKWTARDTVALVFSLLFSLSAVLLDGRVTLS